The following is a genomic window from Streptomyces sp. BHT-5-2.
TTGAAGGTCAGCGTCAGCAGGTCCGGGGCGAGCGAGGCGAACGGGGTGTGGGTGACGCCGTCGTAGAGGATCTTGTCGTAGATCTCGTCGGCGCAGACGATGAGGTTGTGCCGGCGGGCCAGCTCGGCGATCCCGCGCAGCAGCTCGTCGTCGTAGACGGCGCCGGTGGGGTTGTTGGGGTTGATGACGACGATGGCCTTGGTGCGGTCGGTGACCTTGCGCTCGATATCGGCGAGGTCGGGCATCCAGTCGGCCTGCTCGTCGCAGCGGTAGTGCACGGCGGTGCCGCCGGAGAGCGAGACCGAGGCCGTCCACAACGGGTAGTCCGGGGCCGGGACCAGGACCTCGTCGCCGTCGTCGAGCAGTGCCTGCATCGACATCTGGATGAGTTCGGAGACGCCGTTGCCCAGATAGACGTCGTCGACGGAGAGCTCCACGCCCTTGGTCTGGTAGTGCTGCACCACCGCGCGGCGGGCCGAGAGCAGGCCCTTGGCGTCGCCGTAGCCGTGTGCGCTGCCGACCGAGCGGAGGATGTCCTCCAGGATCTCCGGCGGGCAGTCGAAGCCGAACGCGGCGGGGTTGCCGGTGTTCAGCTTGAGGATGCGGTGACCCGCCGCCTCCAGCCGCATGGCCTCTTCAAGGACCGGGCCGCGGATTTCGTAGCAGACGTTGGCGAGCTTCGTTGACTGGATCACCTGCATGACGGCCACTCTACGGGCGCGTGGGGGAGCCTGCCGGGTGGTTTTCGCCACGCGGGTGGTGCCGGGTGTGGAATCGCTCACCTGC
Proteins encoded in this region:
- a CDS encoding pyridoxal phosphate-dependent aminotransferase, whose product is MQVIQSTKLANVCYEIRGPVLEEAMRLEAAGHRILKLNTGNPAAFGFDCPPEILEDILRSVGSAHGYGDAKGLLSARRAVVQHYQTKGVELSVDDVYLGNGVSELIQMSMQALLDDGDEVLVPAPDYPLWTASVSLSGGTAVHYRCDEQADWMPDLADIERKVTDRTKAIVVINPNNPTGAVYDDELLRGIAELARRHNLIVCADEIYDKILYDGVTHTPFASLAPDLLTLTFNGLSKAYRVAGYRSGWLAVCGPKAHASSYIEGLTILANMRLCANMPVQHAVATALGGRQSINDLVLPGGRLLEQRDAAYELLTRIPGVTCVKPKGALYAFPRLDPKVYKIKDDRQMVLDLLRAEKIMIVHGTGFNWPEPDHFRLVTLPNKDDLTDAVTRIGAFLDGYGQH